A DNA window from Chiroxiphia lanceolata isolate bChiLan1 chromosome 6, bChiLan1.pri, whole genome shotgun sequence contains the following coding sequences:
- the EXD1 gene encoding LOW QUALITY PROTEIN: piRNA biogenesis protein EXD1 (The sequence of the model RefSeq protein was modified relative to this genomic sequence to represent the inferred CDS: inserted 3 bases in 2 codons; deleted 2 bases in 1 codon; substituted 1 base at 1 genomic stop codon) has protein sequence PPRSASARPQRSPTDRARTRVESLWCGGGERSLRVTPLCTSAVEGNKQADXQAADLGPWSSCISLESQLRASDSSKYCLSANKEEKNAEFTVVDCFQQKFGPSVLPLKQQCVVRIAEEGVNLCHHGKLSWPETVTKRHVFLFDTFLLEPQAFKNGLKMVLEDKNILKIIYDCWCVSDCLFHQYGVLQCLGYTSTLQIFWFGTKASTRETSGHFLKEGLTLLQLLKPAEAADALQFSMTTGAFLPHRVCTLQECLMQPLKIPSKWNAILKCRQQLTSENPDIWFLRLFPASLLNALVLNTMYLLLVHSSLMDNLMSDLSAVAHGYFNAYWTXPGDHLVSTKPTFTELPEELCQLADIQKLQREKAIKDYRMNEDGLLVRTAMESSREKKIQKDGNYRHNWNXCPTNKAGSQITFFNNYDVLCQRRA, from the exons ccgcctcGTTCCGCCTCCGCCCGCCCTCAGCGCTCGCCCACGGATCGCGCGCGCACGCGTGTGGAAAGCCTCTGGTGCGGAGGGGGGGAGCGGTCGCTTAGAGTAACGCCTTT GTGCACTTCAGCTGTTGAAGGGAACAAACAAGCAGA ACAGGCAGCAGATTTGGGCCCATGGAGTTCTTGCATCTCCTTAGAGAGCCAGCTCAGAGCCTCAGACAGCTCAAAATACTGCCTCTCAGCTAAT aaggaagaaaagaatgcGGAGTTCACAGTTGTTGATTGTTTCCAGCAGAAATTTGGCCCTTCA GTGCTGCCCCTAAAACAGCAATGTGTTGTCAGAATAGCAGAAGAAGGTGTTAATTTGTGTCATCATGGAAAACTCTCATGGCCTGAA ACAGTAACAAAGAGGCATGTTTTTCTATTTGATACCTTTCTTCTGGAACCCCAGGCTTTcaaaaatggattaaaaatggTGCTTGAAGATAAAAACATCTTGAAG ATCATATATGACTGCTGGTGTGTCTCAGACTGTCTCTTTCACCAGTACGGTGTCCTTCAGTGTCTTGGATACACAAGTACCCTTCAAATATTCTGGTTTGGAACAAAAGCTTCAACAAGAGAAACTTCAGGGCATTTTCTCAAAGAAGGTTTAACATTACTACAAT TACTTAAACCTGCTGAA GCTGCTGATGCTCTGCAGTTTTCAATGACTACAGGTGCTTTTCTTCCACACCGTGTCTGCACATTACAGGAGTGTTTGATGCAGCCCTTGAAGATACCTTCCAAATGGAATGCCATCCTGAAGTGCAGGCAGCAGTTGACTTC GGAGAATCCTGACATATGGTTCTTGAGGCTCTTCCCAGCTTCTCTGCTTAATGCACTTGTTCTGAACACTATGTACCTCCTGCTGGTCCACTCATCTCTAATGGATAACTTGATGTCTGACCTATCAGCTGTAGCACATGGTTATTTTAATGCTTATTGGA GTCCTGGAGATCACCTTGTGAGCACAAAG CCCACTTTTACAGAGCTGCCAGAGGAGCTGTGTCAGCTGGCAGACATCCAGAAGCTGCAAAGGGAGAAAGCAATAAAAGACTACAGGATGAATGAGGATGGTCTTTTGGTGAGAACAGCCATGGAATCtagtagagagaaaaaaatc cagaaggATGGAAACTACAGACATAATTGGAATTGATGTCCCACAAATAAAGCAGGGTCTCAAATCACGTTCTTCAACAATTATGATGTACTTTGTCAAAGAAGAGCTTGA